Genomic DNA from Hypnocyclicus thermotrophus:
AGTTATAAAATTATTATTTGATAATGATAATTTTTATTTTATAACTTTTTAATAATAATTTACTTATTTCTATTTTCGATAAAAAATAAAATATCCTTTTTTATAATTAAGATAAATTTATATTATAAATAAAAAATATTGTGAAAATTGCAAGTTTAATTGCACACATCTACCCCTATGCTAATTTAACTAATTTTTCTTCATAAACTTCATTTGGACTTTTAAATCCAAACATTTTTCTTGGATAGTTATTCATCCATCTTTCTATTTCCTTTACTTCTTCTCTTATTAGGTCTTTAAAACTACTTCCCTTCTTTAGAAATCTTCTTATCAGTTTATTCTGATTTTCATTACTTCCTCTTTGCCAAGAACTATATG
This window encodes:
- a CDS encoding IS30 family transposase; translation: IIELLANKTQNSVIKALDRLERKIGVKNFREEFKTITTDNGSEFLDYERIEKSYTGSKKKRTTQYFANAYSSWQRGSNENQNKLIRRFLKKGSSFKDLIREEVKEIERWMNNYPRKMFGFKSPNEVYEEKLVKLA